ACTACCACAAATGCTTCTGACTTGTTGCGGTTCCTTTAGTCCTACGCCACGAATTGAACTTACTTCACTATCAGCAATATACAATTCTTGTCCATTGGTCGTGATTCCACTGGGTTGGGCAAATACTGAGTCGGTAAGTAAACCATCTATACAAGCTTCTGCACCAGTACCAGCATAGGTTTTAACGATACCGCTTTCTAAGTTCATTTGCCAAATTTGATGCGACCCAGCCATTGCAATAAATAGGGTTTGTCCCAATTGCACTACATCCCAAGGGGAATTTAAAGCGGTTTCTATTCCTGCACCCCCATGAGGATAAATATTGCGGCTTTGTTCACCAGTTCCAGCGATGGTTTTTACTATTTGACGCTTGAGGTCAACTCGTCGCAGGGTATGATTTTCTGTATCAGCAACGTAAAGCATCTGATTTTCTGGATCAAATGCCATTCCTTGGGGTGCGAAAAACTGCGCTTCGTTAAATGCACCATCGGTTAAGCCAGATTTTCCCGTTCCAATTAAGTGCAGAATTTCTCCGTCGTAGCTACTCATTACTACACGGTGATGTCCAGAGTCCGCGATGAATAACCCGGCGGGAGTGGCGAGAACTTTACCGGGAAAGGCTAGTGGTGTAGTTAATGCTTGACGTTGTTTTTCTAAAGTTACGCTGATTTCCTGGAAATTAATCGTACCTTTTTCTTGGTGTTCACTAATTAACTGCTGAATTAACTCGTCTAAACTATCACGCTTGCCTTCACCAGAAAGATAACCTACTACGTAACCTTCTGGATCAATAATCATGAAGGTAGGCCAAGCACGCACAGTATACTCTTCCCAAACCCGAAAATCTCTATCTACTAAAACTGGATGTTCGATGTCGTAGCGCAGGATGGCTTGGCGAATATTCTCAATTTCTTTTTCGTTGTCAAATTTAGCCGAGTGTACGCCGATAACCGTCAGGCTGTCTTGATATTTTTGTTCTAAGTATTTTAAATCTGGCAGAATGTGGAGACAATTAATACAGCAATATGTCCAAAAGTCCAAAATTACGACTCTACCCTTGAGTTCTTTGAGAGATAAGGGTTTATCAGTGTTAAGCCAAGTGTAATTTTGTGGTAGTTCCGGCGCTCTGACACGGGGAGTCATGGAATATCCTTTGGCCTTAGTGGTAGGCGATACTAATATAGTTGTCTCATAATCCGGGCGGGCAGGATGCCCACCCCACAAAATGGTTGAAATACAGCAGTTTTCATTGAAATGAAGTACAGATATAGTTGAGTATTTTTTGATCAACTATACTCACTTGCAAACTGCTGTATTTCTGCCAAATTCCTTCTTATCTATCCTCCTAACTGGTGGTTCTGTTATTCCTCCATAGTGGTAACTTTGTATTCCCCAGCCCTTTCTTCCTGTTCTGGTACAGGCGTAGTTTCTGGAACTACTGAAGGCTCACTAGGAGATAATTTAAAATTTGGCAGTTGTTTAGGGTTGAAATATCTTTTTAATGACGGTTCTTCAGGATCGGGAGCAATTTTTGTGGGTAACGGTATTGATTCACCTGTTGGCGTTTCCTCTGGTTGTGCTTCCGGTGCAGTTGACTCACTAGATTTAGGTGTTTCTGGTTTCGCTAATTTTTCCGGTGCTTCCACTGGAGGTGTGGGAATTATCTCAGGTTGAGCTTCCGGTGCAGGTGACTCAATAATCTCTGGTAGTGTCGGGGATAAACTCGGTGACGGTTCCGTTGTCGGGACTGAACGACGTTGGAAAAATCCCTCAGATTTAGGTGTTTCTGGTTTCGCTAATTTTTCCGGTGCTTCCACTGGAGGCGTGGGAATTATCTCAGGTTGAGCTTCCGGTGCAGGTGACTCAATAATCTCTGGTAGTGTCGGGGGTAAACTCGGTGACGGTTCTATTGTCGGGACTGCACGACGTTTGAAGAATACCTCAGATTTTGATGTTTCGGATGCTTCAACTTGGGGTGTAGGTTTTACAGGTGTTTCTGGAACTTCAGTTTTAGGAATAATCTGAGGCTGTGATTCTGGTGTTGTTTCAACGCTGGGAGTAGGTGTAGGTTCAACTACTGGTTTATTCGCAGTGTAATTGGGGTCTACAATACTACGCGCCTGATCCGCTTTTAATTCTCCTCTGACAATTCTCGAAAGTGTGTCTTTACCCTGGGGCTGATAATTAATCAGTCTGGCTGTGGTATTAAAGGCATTTTTTAGAGGATTTCCCTGATTATCGAGGAATTCTAGTTTTATCCAATTTTTACCAGGTTTGAAGCCCTTGAGGTAAATTGGTTGCCAGCGATCCAAAATGAAGCTTTCATCATTAATAGTGCAACGGATGCGCCAATCGCTGACTGTATCGTTGGGGTTGTCTTCAGCGACAAGATGCAGAGGCGCGTTAGTTAAATAAAAGTCCAGTAAAATTGGTTCTGCTCCATAACTGCCTTTAGGACGGCTGTAAGTTAGTACAGGCAGAGTAGGATCAGGGTTATTGTCCTCAGTTTTCGTGAAAATATGGAATGTTGTCTGGGCGTAAGCACCTTCATTTTTAAAGCTTTCGTGCCAAGGACGAGAAGCAAAAACGCGTAAGGTATGTGTACCAGGGGAAACTTCTGGTAAAACTAAAGGCTTATTTACATCGTAAACAGCTATATAAGGTTGGTTATCGAGAATTACGTGTAAATGAGGCCCTAATTCCAATTCAGGATCTTTGAATATTGGTATATCCTTTACCTGAAAGTTAACTGTAACTTTGCTGTCTTGGAGAATTTCATCAGGTTGGGGGGATAAAAATGTCACCTGTGGCCGATAATTTTCCAAGGTGAGGCGTAGTTCCTGAATGACCTCTGGTGGGGAAACTTCGGAAAATTGCTGAGAAATCTGAGAAATTTTGGGCGGGTTATTTCTCTGGCTCACAGCCACTTCTTGGCTACCAGCTTTTTCACCACAACTGGCTAAAGTCAATACCAGCACCAATGTCATCAGCCACCTGATAATAGTAAATCTCCGATAAAATATCTGGTTGAGCATTCCTGGCTGCCAAAATTTCATGCATTTGATCCTAGTGATGGTTAGTCGTCATTGACACTCCCCTATAAATTCGGGGATTCTTGCTTCACTGGGATTCCAATGAATTTACCCTCTGCAAGCATCTTGACCGTATGCCCTACGGCTGCAAGTCCTCGAACCAGAACTACTTAAGTTATTCTGACTTAAACCGTACATCGGACACCATAGCCCAAAAGGTGAAATGTTTCTCACATCGCATAACATTTTATTTTGATTTTTTTAGATAAATTTAAAATAATTAATACTTTCTCCAAATTTTTCCCGTAGCAATTGAAACATAGAAAAAAAATAAAAAGATTCAGCTGTAATGCCAGCTAAATGGGGTTAATTGTGTTAAGCCATAAGTTTGACGAATTGTTATCCTTTGTAAATTAAATGAATAAACTCTTGACTTTTCGCGAGAAAGTTCGCAAATAAAAAGCTTGTATGGCAATTATTTCAGCTAATTTGAATTATTGTTAAAATGTGTTTAACAATGCACCTGTAATGAGTCTATAATTCAACAGAAACAAACTTCCACATAGATTCTTCATCACTGCTTCAGGAAATTCTGTAGTTTGCGACTAGGTTTAACTTTGTGGTATTTATGATTCCTCATTCCTTACTAAGAGAGGAGGTCGAATGACGATTAGTCCTCCGGAGCGAGAGGAAAAGAAGGCAAGAGTCATAGTTGATAAAGATCCTGTTCCTACCTCATTTGAAAAATGGGCAAAACCAGGACACTTCGACAGATCCTTAGCCAAAGGCCCCAAAACCACCACCTGGATTTGGAACCTTCATGCCCTCGCCCATGACTTTGATACACATACAAGCGATTTAGAAGACATTTCTCGTAAAATCTTCGCGGCACACTTCGGACATTTATCCGTAGTAGCGATTTGGTTAAGCGGGATGTTATTCCACGGCGCTAAATTCTCGAATTACGAAGCCTGGTTAAGCGACCCATTAAATGTGAGTCCCAGCGCTCAAGTTGTATGGCCCATTGTGGGACAAGACATTTTAAATGGTGATGTCGGCGGTGGATTCCGCGGTATTCAGATCACCTCTGGCTTGTTCCAAGTATGGCGCGGCTGGGGCATCACAAGCTCATTCCAGCTTTATGTCACAGCTATTGGCGGCTTGGTATTAGCAGGATTGTTCTTATTTGCTGGTTGGTTCCATTACCACAAGCGCGCTCCTAAACTGGAATGGTTCCAGAACGTGGAGTCAATGCTGAATCATCACTTGGCAGTATTGCTAGGTTGTGGTTCCTTGGGATGGACTGGACACCTAATCCATGTGTCAGCACCAATCAACAAACTTTTGGATGCAGGTGTAGCTGCTAAAGATATACCTTTACCCCATGAGTTAATCCTGAACAAAGACTTGTTGACAGATTTGTATCCCAGCTTTGCTAGTGGGTTAACACCATTCTTCACCTTGAACTGGGGTCAGTATGCTGACTTCCTCACCTTCAAGGGCGGTTTGAACCCTGTAACAGGCGGCTTGTGGATGACCGATATTGCCCATCACCATTTGGCGATCGCGGTTCTGTTCATCATTGCTGGTCATATGTACCGTACCAATTGGGGTATCGGTCACAGTATTAAAGAAATCCTGGAAAACCATAAAGGTCCCTTCACAGGAGAAGGTCATAAAGGTTTGTATGAAAACCTGACCACATCCTGGCACGCTCAGTTGGCAACTAACCTTGCTTTCTTGGGTTCACTGACGATCATCATTGCTCACCATATGTACGCAATGCCCCCGTATCCGTACTTGGCAACGGACTACGCAACGCAATTGTGTATATTCACCCACCATATGTGGATCGGTGGCTTCTTGATTGTTGGTGGTGCGGCTCACGCAGCCATATTCATGGTGCGGGATTACGATCCTGTTGTGAACCAAAACAACGTGTTAGATCGTGTGATTCGTCACCGGGATGCTATTATTTCCCATCTGAACTGGGTGTGTATTTTCTTAGGCTTCCACAGCTTTGGTTTGTACATCCACAACGATACAATGCGTGCCTTGGGTCGTCCCCAAGATATGTTCTCCGACTCGGCAATTCAGTTGCAGCCAGTATTTGCTCAGTGGGTGCAAAACTTGCACACCCTAGCTCCTGGTGGTACTGCTCCTAATGCTATAGAGCCAGTTAGTTATGCTTTTGGCGGCGGTATTTTGGCTGTTGGCGGCAAAGTGGCAATGATGCCTATTGCTTTGGGTACAGCGGACTTTTTAGTTCACCACATCCACGCCTTCACCATTCACGTCACCGTCCTGATTCTGCTCAAGGGTGTATTGTACGCCCGTAGTTCTCGTCTGATTCCAGACAAGGCAAACTTAGGCTTCCGCTTCCCTTGCGACGGTCCAGGCCGTGGCGGTACTTGCCAAGTATCTGGTTGGGACCACGTGTTCCTCGGATTATTCTGGATGTACAACTCCCTATCGATTGTGATCTTCCACTTCAGTTGGAAAATGCAATCAGATGTCTGGGGAACAGTAGATGCAGCAGGTAATGTGTCTCACATTACTGGTGGTAACTTTGCTGAAAGTGCCATTACCATTAATGGCTGGTTGCGTGACTTCTTGTGGGCGCAATCTGCACAAGTAATCAACTCCTACGGCAGTGCTTTATCTGCTTATGGTCTACTCTTCTTAGGCGCTCACTTTGTATGGGCATTCAGCTTAATGTTCCTGTTCAGTGGTCGCGGCTACTGGCAAGAACTGATTGAGTCCATTGTTTGGGCGCACAATAAGTTGAAAGTAGCACCAGCAATTCAGCCTCGCGCTCTGAGCATTATTCAGGGACGAGCTGTAGGTGTAGCTCACTACCTCTTAGGAGGAATTGTAACCACCTGGGCATTCTTCCACGCACACATCCTTTCAGTAGGGTAGCAATTCACTTCAGAAGTGCTGAGGGCTGAGGGCTGGGTGCTGAGTGATCAAAGCTCAAAACCTAGTTACTCAAAACTCAGAACTTCAAAAGATGACACCTGATGGCTAAAAGTCAGAGGATTTCTCAAACCTATGGCAACGAAATTTCCAAAATTTAGCCAGGATCTCGCACAGGACCCGACGACTCGTCGGATATGGTATGCGATCGCTACAGGAAACGACTTTGAAAGCCACGATGGCATGACTGAAGAAAATCTTTACCAAAAGATTTTCGCCACTCACTTCGGTCACTTGGCAATCATTTTCCTGTGGGCTTCCAGCCTCCTGTTCCACGTGGCCTGGCAAGGTAACTTTGAACAGTGGATTAAAGATCCCCTTCACATCCGCCCGATCGCCCATGCGATTTGGGACCCCCACTTTGGTGAACCTGCGATTGAAGCATTTACCCAAGGTGGCGCAAGCAATCCTGTAAACATTGCTTACTCTGGTGTTTACCACTGGTGGTACACAATCGGGATGCGGACGAACAGCGAACTGTATACCGGTTCTGTGTTCCTCCTCTTGTTATCAGCGTTATTCTTATTTGCTGGTTGGTTGCACTTACAACCCAAGTTCCGTCCTAGCCTCTCTTGGTTTAAGAGTGCTGAACCTCGCCTGAACCATCACTTGTCAGCGTTGTTTGGTGTTAGTTCTTTGGCTTGGGCTGGTCACTTGATTCACGTTGCTATCCCCGAATCTCGCGGACAGCACGTTGGTTGGGATAACTTCCTCACCACACTGCCCCACCCAGCAGGTTTGACTCCGTTCTTCACAGGTAACTGGGGAGTTTACGCTGCTAACCCTGATACTGCTGGCCATATTTTTAGTACATCTGAAGGTTCAGGTACAGCGATTCTGACTTTCTTGGGTGGTTTCCATCCTCAGACAGAATCCTTGTGGTTGACCGATATGGCTCACCACCACTTGGCGATCGCAGTTATCTTCATTATTGCTGGTCATATGTACCGGACTAACTTTGGAATTGGTCACAGCATCAAAGAAATGCTGAATTCCAAATCCGGTTTAATCCCTGGTAGCAAGAGTGAAGGTCAATTCAACCTGCCTCACCAAGGTTTGTACGACACCATTAACAACTCCCTGCACTTCCAGTTGTCTCTAGCTTTAGCAGCACTGGGAACCGCCACTTCGTTGGTAGCGCAGCATATGTACGCCCTGCCTCCTTACGCATTCATTGCTAAGGACTACACAACTCAAGCAGCGCTGTACACTCATCACCAGTATATTGCTGGCTTCTTGATGGTTGGTGCTTTTGCCCACGCCGCCATCTTCTGGGTACGTGACTACGACCCCGAACAAAACAAAGGCAACGTACTTGACCGGATATTACAGCACAAAGAAGCGATTATTTCTCACCTCAGCTGGGTATCGCTATTCTTGGGCTTCCATACCCTTGGTCTGTATGTACACAACGATGTAGTAGTAGCTTTCGGTACTCCTGAAAAGCAAATCTTGATTGAGCCTGTGTTCGCACAATTCATTCAAGCTGCTCACGGTAAAGTACTTTACGGTTTAGACACATTGCTGTCTAACCCAGACAGCATCGCCTACACAGCTTATCCTAACTACGGCAACGTTTGGTTGGGTGGCTGGTTGGATGCCATTAACTCTGGTACCAACTCCCTATTCTTAACAATCGGCCCTGGCGACTTCTTGGTTCACCACGCATTCGCTTTGGCTATTCACACCACCACCTTGGTACTTGTTAAAGGTGCTTTGGACGCTCGTGGTTCCAAGTTGATGCCCGATAAAAAGGACTTCGGCTATGCGTTCCCTTGCGACGGTCCGGGCCGTGGCGGTACTTGCGACATCTCAGCTTGGGACTCTTTCTACCTAGCGATGTTCTGGATGTTAAACACCATTGGTTGGGTAACCTTCTACTGGCACTGGAAACATCTAGGTATTTGGCAAGGTAACGTTGCTCAGTTTAACGAAAACTCTACATATCTCATGGGCTGGTTCCGTGACTATCTCTGGGCTAACTCGGCTCAGTTGATTAACGGATACAATCCTTACGGCGTGAATAACCTATCTGTTTGGGCTTGGATGTTCCTATTCGGACACCTTGTTTGGGCAACTGGTTTCATGTTCCTGATTTCTTGGAGAGGTTACTGGCAAGAGTTGATTGAAACCCTTGTTTGGGCGCACGAGCGTACTCCTCTAGCTAACTTGGTTCGCTGGAAAGACAAGCCCGTTGCTCTATCCATTGTTCAAGCTCGTTTGGTAGGTCTAGCCCACTTCACTGTCGGCTATGTTGTTACCTACGCGGCGTTCTTGATTGCCTCAACTGCTGGTAAGTTCGGTTAATTCGGCTGCTAGTTTTGTAGGTTAATAAAAGTCCCCTGCCTTAAGGTGGGGGATTTTTTCATGGGTCATTAGGAGAAAGAGAGAAGTTTATTGTCTATGCTTATTCTATTTGAGCTTTATGAAATCAATAAAATAGTAGCCTATAATTTTAGTATCACTAAATATCACTTAATCTATGAAATTCAGAATATTCAGAATAATTGATATTCAAAAAGATACAAATCTGAATTGCTACTCTGTCCTTACAGTAGTTAGCATCCGTGATTTTATAGAATTTGTTACACCTATTCACGGACAGAAAGGCAACCTTGATGAGCAAAGAGAAGTTCTACAAACTAGGTCTGCCAAAATTATTCGTAATCAAATGGTGGAAGATTTGCAAAAAGGAGGAATATTACCTCCTATAGTATTAGGAATTATTGATGTTAGCGAAAACATAAAAAAAATCGATGAAGATGTATGTTTGAAATTTTTTGAACCCAAGATTAAAAACAAAGAAGAAAAAGAAAATATTATTACTATTTTAGATGGGATGCAAAGAATACAAGCATTAAAAGATGCTCTAAAAAAATCAGATATTAATCATAATCTTAGAGTTGAATTTTGGTTTGCTCAAGATGAATCTGCTTTGTTGTATAGAATGTTGGTACTTAATTCTGGTCAAATTCCTTGGGGACTTGATAAACAATTAGAGGTAGTTTTTAAGCCAATTCTTAAAAAATTGAAATATCGTGTTCCTTATTTAGATAAGTTAATCTCACAGAAATTATATACACAGTCAGAAATTGTAGAGATGTTTTTGGCGTTTGCTTCTAGAAAAGTAAGAATTGACAAAAAACAACAATTAGCTGAATATCATGCAGCTTTAGATATTATGAGTCTAATTAGGGAAAAATCGGCACATATTATTGATAAATTTGAAGATATTTTTAAATTGATGACTGAAATTGATCAAATACTTTCAGGAATTGAAGACCGCTATGTTTTCAATAATCAAACAGCAAGAGTTGGATTTATAGTAGCTTGTGCGGAAAAAACTTTTGGGTTATTGGGAAGTAATATTGAGAAAGACTATGCACAGGTAGAGGATAATTTTAATAATATAATTTTTAAATTAGAGAAACTTAAAGGTCAAATTAAAGGTCAAATCAAATTCCAAGACAATCACAAATTTCTTGCTTTAGACCTTTTGAAAGAGAAATTAAGCTCTATTCCTAAAGAAAAACACAGACAAGCCTTTTTAGATGGCTTTAAAGTAATTTTTTCTGAACATGAAATAAACTCTTTTGCTGTTTGCTGGAACAAAATGTACTAAAAATATATATGACAAGAAATAAAACAAGCTCGATTAAAAAAGTGGTAGTAAAAATACAAGCTGTTATTAATACAGAAGAGAAATACACTATTTATGGTGATAAAACGTGTGAAAAATGGTTAGAATTTTTAACTATTGATAATAAAATACGTTTATTTCCTAATTTTTATAGTGCTTGGCTCATTTATGAAAATGAGAATTATTTGGTATTAGTCAATCATAAATTTAAATATCGAATTCCCAGTTTTCTACAAGAAGAAAATCTTAATTCAGGTGCGTGGGTAGCCATTATTGACGAATTAGACCTGCCTCTTACAGGAGATACCGATATATTAAAGGAAATTTTGGGAAGTGAGTGGGACACAAATCCAACAGGATTTAAAGAAGTTAATGTTGATACAGTAATTGGTGATTATAGCCTAAAAGATTGTTTTACAAGTATTTTTTTATATAAAATAATTAACACATTTATTCATAAAGAAGAACTAAATCAAATTACAGGTATTGTGCTAACTGAAAGTGAAAGTTCTTGTTTGCTACCATATAGTACAGAAGTTTTACAAGAGTTTAAAAATACATTTGGAAGAGGGAATAAATATATTCCTTTTGAAAATATTGTGGCGAGTTATGTAGCCTCAGATTTCAAGTTTGCTTATTTGGACTTGTATAGGTGCATAGAAGGACTACAACCTCTTTATTTCTTAAAAGATTTTTATGATAAATTTACATTGAAAGGTAAATCTGTTCAAGACTTTTATATTGATTTTTATGAAACTACAAAATTAGAACCTAAATTAGAAGATTCTTTAAAAAAGCTACTCGCATCAATAGATATAAATTATCTATATGCCGACAAGCCAAATGGCAGTGCTAGTTCTTATTTGTATAAGCTGAGAAATCAAATTGTTCATTTGCGTCCAAAGCAATCTAATGATTTAGTACCCAAATCTATTGATATTTGGAATTTCTTAATGTTAGATATGCTAATAATAATTCAAAATCTATATACAGCTAATGAAGACTTATTAACTCTACAAGCCTCATCTAAAGAAGCAGAAATAGAAGCTACTTTCACAGCACTTGCTAATCAGTGGCATGAAGAAAATCGTGGTGTATCATCAACTAACCAAATGTGTATGCACCCAGCTTATCAACAAATTATAGGAATGGGTGAACCTGTTATACCTTTACTACTTAGAGAATTAGAAAAAAACTCTGGATGTTGGTTTTGGGCATTAAAATCTATTTCCAGAGAAGATCCTGTATCTCCAGAATCCAGAGGAAATACAAAAGAAATGACTCAAGCATGGCTTGAGTGGGGAAAGCAAAGGGGCTATAGGTAGGTAACAAGGCTTAGGCGCTAACTATGTAAAAAAATTATTGATCGTGATTTTCCCAAATCTTATTTACAAGCAAACCCAATATATGAAAAACTGGCAAGAACGCATTAGTATTAATCCTCAAGTGTGTCACGGGAAACCATGTATCAAAGATACACGTATCATGATATCAGTTATTCTTGATAACCTTGCTGATGGACTGACCTTTGAAGAAATAGTCAAAGATTATCCACCACTAACTTTAGAAGATATCAAAGCGGCTATTGCTTATGCAGCACAACTAACTAGGGAAGAGGAACTGTTACCACTGCGATGACAAAAATGTTAGTGAAACTTGACGAAAACATGGCACAAAAACACGTTGAGTTTTTACAACAATCTGGTTATAGTGCTGACAGGGTAACAGATGAGGGACTATCTGGTGCAAAAGATGAAGTTGTTTGGCAACAAGTCTGTGCTGAAGGAAGATTTTTCATTACCCTTGATTTAGATTTTTCTGATGTTCGCCGTTTTCCACCAGGTACGCATCCTGGTATTTTATTATTGCGATCGCGTAATCGTAGCCGTCAAGCTGTGCTATAAATTTTAACTCGCGTTGTAAATGAACAATCTTTAGTAGCTTTAAAGGGTTGTCTTGTGGTTGCAGATGAAATCCAGACAAGAATCCGTCGTCCATTTCCCGAAACATAAATTTTCAAGTCTGTATTTTGGTTGCATTCCCATTTACAGACTTGATTTTTATAGGGTGGACAGTGCCTACCCTAGCGTTATTGATAATGCAATCAGAGTTATTCGGGGATTAAAAACTTGGCTACGGTTTGTACATCCTTATCACCGCGTCCAGAACAGTTAAGTACAATTCGCGGACTACCACTCAGTTGAGGACATAGGGTTTCTAGATAAGCGATCGCATGAGCAGTTTCCAAAGCTGGTATAATTCCCTCTAGGCGAGATAGTCGCTGGAACGCTGCCAAAGCCTCTGCATCAGTCACACTATAATATTCAGCCCTTCCCATATCCTTCAAATAGCTATGTTCTGGCCCTACCCCAGGATAATCTAAACCTGCACTAATGGAATGCGCCTCAATGATTTGCCCTTCTTCATCTTGCAACAAATAGCTCATTGCTCCGTGCAGTACACCAATCTGTCCTTTTGTCAAGGTAGCAGCGTGTTTTTCTGTATTCACACCTTCGCCGGCTGCTTCTACCCCAATTAACCGGATAGAAGACTCATTGACAAACTCGTGGAATAATCCCATCGCGTTGGAACCACCACCCACGCAAGCTATGAGAATATCAGGTAAACCGCCCCACTTTTCCATTGCTTGAACGCGAGTTTCTACACCAATCACAGCATGAAAATCCCGTACCATCATCGGGTAAGGATGGGGACCAGCGACAGAACCCAAAATGTAGTGAGTTGTTTCCACGTTCGTCACCCAATCGCGGATAGCTTCAGAAGTCGCATCCTTGAGGGTTCCGGTTCCCGCTTCCACTGGACGAACTTCAGCCCCCATCAATCGCATTCTGAATACATTCAAGGCTTGACGTTCCATGTCGTGAACGCCCATGTAAATCACACATTCCAGCCCAAACCGAGCGCAAACCGTCGCTGTGGCTACTCCATGCTGTCCTGCGCCTGTTTCGGCAATTACTCTTTTCTTGCCCATGCGCCGCGCCAACAATACCTGACCCAAGGCATTATTAATTTTATGTGCGCCTGTGTGATTTAAGTCTTCACGCTTTAAGTAAATTTGCGCTCCTGTACCATCGGGACGGGCATAATGAGCAGTGAGGCGTTCGGCAAAATACAACGGTGTGGCGCGTCCGACATAATCTCGCAGTAAATCTTGTAATTCTGCTTGAAAACTTGGGTCGTGGCGATATTGCTGATAAGCTGTTTCTAATTCAGCTAAAGCCGGCATCAGTGTTTCCGGGACGTACTTACCGCCAAAGCGTCCAAAGCGTCCAAGGATGTCGGGAACCTGAGTATTTGATAGGGAACTGGGGGAGAGGGGTGTAGTAGTCACGGAAAGTTTTTGATGACAGGATAGATTTAATTATTATAAAAGCATACTCAGCCCTGGCGATTAGAAATCGCGGAACCACCCAAACAAAGTCCGCCTGCGCGGACTAACAGAAAATCAAGGTTTTCAACCCGCGTAGGCGGCCTTCCCTCCGGGAAGACGCTACGCGTCACGCCTGTGTAGCCGTGACTGACCGTCGCCTGGTGCTAAAACTGGAATTTTTTCTTAATCAAACGTTTTATGTCTTCTGATAAATCTTCTAACAAACGCTTTGTTTACCGTGAATTTGGTAATGATAACTCTGCGGCTACCCAAAGAGGGGTTCCGGAATTACCTCCGCAGCAACAAAACCTGAAGGTGGAGGCTTCGCGCAAAGGACGCAAGGGTAAAACTGTGACTGTGATTAGCGGTTTCCAGACTAAACCAGAAGTTTTGACTGATTTAGTTAAACAGTTAAAAAGTCAATGCGGTTCTGGTGGTACTGTGAAAGATAATGAAATTGAAATTCAGGGCGAGCATAAAC
The window above is part of the Nodularia spumigena CCY9414 genome. Proteins encoded here:
- the psaB gene encoding photosystem I core protein PsaB, which codes for MATKFPKFSQDLAQDPTTRRIWYAIATGNDFESHDGMTEENLYQKIFATHFGHLAIIFLWASSLLFHVAWQGNFEQWIKDPLHIRPIAHAIWDPHFGEPAIEAFTQGGASNPVNIAYSGVYHWWYTIGMRTNSELYTGSVFLLLLSALFLFAGWLHLQPKFRPSLSWFKSAEPRLNHHLSALFGVSSLAWAGHLIHVAIPESRGQHVGWDNFLTTLPHPAGLTPFFTGNWGVYAANPDTAGHIFSTSEGSGTAILTFLGGFHPQTESLWLTDMAHHHLAIAVIFIIAGHMYRTNFGIGHSIKEMLNSKSGLIPGSKSEGQFNLPHQGLYDTINNSLHFQLSLALAALGTATSLVAQHMYALPPYAFIAKDYTTQAALYTHHQYIAGFLMVGAFAHAAIFWVRDYDPEQNKGNVLDRILQHKEAIISHLSWVSLFLGFHTLGLYVHNDVVVAFGTPEKQILIEPVFAQFIQAAHGKVLYGLDTLLSNPDSIAYTAYPNYGNVWLGGWLDAINSGTNSLFLTIGPGDFLVHHAFALAIHTTTLVLVKGALDARGSKLMPDKKDFGYAFPCDGPGRGGTCDISAWDSFYLAMFWMLNTIGWVTFYWHWKHLGIWQGNVAQFNENSTYLMGWFRDYLWANSAQLINGYNPYGVNNLSVWAWMFLFGHLVWATGFMFLISWRGYWQELIETLVWAHERTPLANLVRWKDKPVALSIVQARLVGLAHFTVGYVVTYAAFLIASTAGKFG
- a CDS encoding thioredoxin-like domain-containing protein, which produces MTPRVRAPELPQNYTWLNTDKPLSLKELKGRVVILDFWTYCCINCLHILPDLKYLEQKYQDSLTVIGVHSAKFDNEKEIENIRQAILRYDIEHPVLVDRDFRVWEEYTVRAWPTFMIIDPEGYVVGYLSGEGKRDSLDELIQQLISEHQEKGTINFQEISVTLEKQRQALTTPLAFPGKVLATPAGLFIADSGHHRVVMSSYDGEILHLIGTGKSGLTDGAFNEAQFFAPQGMAFDPENQMLYVADTENHTLRRVDLKRQIVKTIAGTGEQSRNIYPHGGAGIETALNSPWDVVQLGQTLFIAMAGSHQIWQMNLESGIVKTYAGTGAEACIDGLLTDSVFAQPSGITTNGQELYIADSEVSSIRGVGLKEPQQVRSICGSKQLFGFGDVHGQGENVRLQHCLGVEYAQNYLWVADTYNHKIKLVSPSTGNCQTILGDGSAGLQDGQGQNTRFFEPSGLSVMGDYLYISDTNNHAIRRGDLNKFEVTTLKFPGLCAPDVCTP
- the psaA gene encoding photosystem I core protein PsaA; the encoded protein is MTISPPEREEKKARVIVDKDPVPTSFEKWAKPGHFDRSLAKGPKTTTWIWNLHALAHDFDTHTSDLEDISRKIFAAHFGHLSVVAIWLSGMLFHGAKFSNYEAWLSDPLNVSPSAQVVWPIVGQDILNGDVGGGFRGIQITSGLFQVWRGWGITSSFQLYVTAIGGLVLAGLFLFAGWFHYHKRAPKLEWFQNVESMLNHHLAVLLGCGSLGWTGHLIHVSAPINKLLDAGVAAKDIPLPHELILNKDLLTDLYPSFASGLTPFFTLNWGQYADFLTFKGGLNPVTGGLWMTDIAHHHLAIAVLFIIAGHMYRTNWGIGHSIKEILENHKGPFTGEGHKGLYENLTTSWHAQLATNLAFLGSLTIIIAHHMYAMPPYPYLATDYATQLCIFTHHMWIGGFLIVGGAAHAAIFMVRDYDPVVNQNNVLDRVIRHRDAIISHLNWVCIFLGFHSFGLYIHNDTMRALGRPQDMFSDSAIQLQPVFAQWVQNLHTLAPGGTAPNAIEPVSYAFGGGILAVGGKVAMMPIALGTADFLVHHIHAFTIHVTVLILLKGVLYARSSRLIPDKANLGFRFPCDGPGRGGTCQVSGWDHVFLGLFWMYNSLSIVIFHFSWKMQSDVWGTVDAAGNVSHITGGNFAESAITINGWLRDFLWAQSAQVINSYGSALSAYGLLFLGAHFVWAFSLMFLFSGRGYWQELIESIVWAHNKLKVAPAIQPRALSIIQGRAVGVAHYLLGGIVTTWAFFHAHILSVG
- a CDS encoding DUF5615 family PIN-like protein, producing the protein MLVKLDENMAQKHVEFLQQSGYSADRVTDEGLSGAKDEVVWQQVCAEGRFFITLDLDFSDVRRFPPGTHPGILLLRSRNRSRQAVL
- a CDS encoding DUF433 domain-containing protein, which translates into the protein MKNWQERISINPQVCHGKPCIKDTRIMISVILDNLADGLTFEEIVKDYPPLTLEDIKAAIAYAAQLTREEELLPLR